In Robbsia sp. KACC 23696, a single window of DNA contains:
- a CDS encoding electron transfer flavoprotein subunit beta/FixA family protein translates to MTKIAVMVSIGRHPVSGTWRYSRNDAAALACGLALVAEDSAQATLDVWHAGDPGNPALRDYLALGAGRINVMPLGDDEDAVAALGDVLKNYTLILTGSRADLGLASGMVPYALASRLGASVVPDAVTLTVRGGDVAVRQFLPKGVRRTVSATLPAVVAVHPLAEATPRFAYARMQAGRVVTAQRAATRDDAAASGVHAAWRWAPANAKPVRLAAVEKRSGHARMLSATTTESRGGNVVNAGSPVEKAQMILAYLREHQLVDY, encoded by the coding sequence ATGACGAAAATAGCGGTAATGGTCTCGATAGGGCGTCACCCGGTGAGCGGGACTTGGCGTTACAGCCGCAACGACGCCGCTGCATTGGCCTGTGGCCTGGCACTCGTTGCCGAGGACAGCGCGCAAGCGACGCTCGATGTCTGGCACGCCGGCGACCCCGGCAATCCTGCGCTGCGCGATTACCTGGCGCTCGGCGCTGGCAGGATCAATGTGATGCCGCTTGGCGACGACGAGGATGCAGTGGCGGCCCTCGGCGACGTCTTGAAAAACTACACGCTGATCTTGACCGGATCGCGTGCCGATCTCGGACTGGCCAGCGGCATGGTGCCGTATGCGCTGGCGTCGCGGCTAGGCGCCAGCGTCGTGCCGGATGCCGTGACACTGACGGTGCGAGGGGGCGACGTGGCGGTGCGCCAGTTCCTGCCGAAAGGCGTGCGCCGGACGGTCAGCGCGACGTTGCCGGCCGTGGTCGCCGTGCATCCTTTGGCAGAAGCCACGCCGCGTTTCGCGTATGCCCGCATGCAGGCCGGGCGTGTCGTGACGGCGCAGCGAGCGGCAACGCGCGACGACGCGGCCGCGTCTGGCGTTCATGCCGCGTGGCGCTGGGCGCCGGCCAATGCAAAGCCGGTGCGTTTGGCGGCAGTCGAAAAGCGCAGCGGGCACGCACGGATGCTGTCGGCGACCACGACGGAAAGTCGCGGCGGCAACGTCGTAAATGCAGGTAGTCCTGTCGAAAAAGCACAAATGATCCTGGCGTATCTGCGCGAGCATCAACTCGTTGATTACTGA
- a CDS encoding electron transfer flavoprotein subunit alpha/FixB family protein → MTQHSAPNGRPPRITPRRPFTIGPCGLIRITLGTTPLAALCDDDAGPRHDHRQTSSKPTRLEKVAARSLMVLAYSDRGMLDAHAAEAIAAAALLADADTEVVLIVFGACHDDVAALGADRVLVYPEKERHLFAPDASVQLLRACVDRYRPLHLLMPDRAGEADLGRRYAASSGKSIATQIVEIDAHHVAVYADGTRQFASRTVPDIVLLARNAVVPALPFVGSGVRIDATEIDALATGAGKADTRPARYRDLGLDAMDSMRLPLEEADAIVAGGNGVRDVSALERLAVALGAAVGASRVAVDDGRFTRDKQIGATGKTVEASVYVAFGISGAVQHLQGIKSCRHVIAVNTDASAPISKRANLLIVDDAERVIAALTDVIETARTAHEQSRVPSAATAVSAVAPSASAPRSASRDIDASIDENAGAVA, encoded by the coding sequence ATGACACAGCATTCTGCGCCGAACGGGAGGCCACCGCGCATCACGCCGCGGCGCCCCTTTACCATCGGCCCGTGTGGATTGATCCGCATCACGCTGGGCACCACGCCGTTGGCGGCGCTTTGTGACGACGACGCGGGTCCGCGCCACGACCATCGCCAGACGTCGAGCAAGCCGACACGGTTGGAAAAAGTCGCGGCACGCAGCCTGATGGTGCTGGCGTACTCCGATAGGGGCATGCTCGATGCGCATGCGGCGGAGGCCATTGCGGCCGCTGCCTTGTTGGCCGATGCGGACACCGAGGTCGTCTTGATCGTGTTTGGTGCCTGCCATGATGATGTTGCCGCGCTGGGTGCCGACCGGGTCCTGGTGTATCCCGAAAAGGAGCGGCACCTGTTCGCGCCCGACGCCAGCGTTCAGTTGCTGCGCGCCTGCGTCGATCGCTATCGACCGCTGCACCTGCTGATGCCGGATCGCGCCGGCGAGGCTGACCTGGGACGCCGTTATGCGGCATCGTCCGGGAAGTCCATCGCGACGCAGATCGTCGAGATCGATGCGCATCATGTCGCCGTCTACGCGGACGGCACTCGCCAATTCGCATCGCGGACGGTACCGGACATCGTTCTGCTCGCGCGCAACGCGGTCGTGCCGGCACTCCCGTTCGTGGGGAGCGGCGTAAGGATCGATGCGACGGAAATCGACGCGCTCGCAACGGGTGCCGGAAAGGCGGACACGCGCCCCGCGCGCTATCGCGACCTCGGCCTCGATGCGATGGATTCGATGCGCTTGCCATTGGAAGAGGCCGATGCCATCGTCGCGGGCGGCAACGGCGTACGCGACGTGTCGGCGCTGGAACGTCTCGCCGTTGCCTTGGGCGCCGCGGTGGGCGCGAGCCGCGTGGCCGTCGACGATGGTCGCTTTACCCGCGATAAGCAAATCGGCGCGACCGGCAAGACAGTGGAAGCCAGTGTGTATGTCGCGTTCGGCATCTCCGGCGCGGTCCAGCATCTGCAGGGGATCAAGTCCTGCAGGCATGTGATCGCCGTGAACACCGACGCCAGCGCACCCATCTCGAAACGCGCGAATCTGCTGATCGTCGACGATGCGGAGCGCGTCATCGCGGCCTTGACCGACGTAATCGAGACAGCAAGGACAGCGCACGAGCAATCGCGTGTACCGAGCGCGGCAACGGCAGTGTCGGCGGTGGCGCCGAGCGCATCGGCACCGCGAAGCGCCTCCCGCGACATCGACGCATCGATCGACGAAAACGCCGGAGCCGTGGCATGA
- a CDS encoding (Fe-S)-binding protein translates to MAPVYVITVLLWLSVASLGFAMARRARYWRAGRASEAGETRIWQLLTVPKRYFVDLHHVVARDPYIAKTHVATAGGAIMAIALVFLNYGFALYARWLDKLTLLAALVMLGGVFFVWRRRHGAQPAPTRLSKGPWDGLPWFLGAFAAGLVLWMILPAGALSGALAVIVALLIAAGAYAMTFGAAAGGPMKHAMAGLLHLAFHPRQERFSSGPVARDAVPPTALKRVALTAADYGVAKPVEFRWNQLLGFDACVQCGKCEAACPAFAAGQPLNPKKLIQDFVSGMVGASDAAYAGSPTPGIPVGQHHGAPDKPLLASMIEADTIWSCTTCRACVQECPMLIEHVDAIVDMRRNRTLVSGDVPGKGPETLANLRETGSANGHDIAARYDWAVDLQVQQIRAGRPVDVLLLAGEGAFDMRYQRTLRALVKILNRAGLSFAVLGARETDCGDTARRLGDEATFQQRATTLIATLSEFDFKRIVTADPHVLHSLRNEYRTFGAYFTVQHHTALIQELTDAGKVVSALPTALSEKRITYHDPCYLGRYNGEIDAPRNVLKGIGIRVVEMERHGLRGRCCGGGGGAPLTDIPGTQRIPNIRMADAGAVGADIVAVACPNCTAMLEGVQGARPDVQDIAELFAAGLE, encoded by the coding sequence ATGGCGCCCGTCTACGTGATCACCGTCCTGTTATGGCTGTCCGTTGCCAGTTTGGGCTTTGCAATGGCGCGTCGCGCGCGCTACTGGCGCGCGGGGCGCGCGAGTGAGGCAGGCGAGACCCGCATCTGGCAATTGCTCACGGTGCCAAAACGCTATTTCGTCGATCTGCACCATGTTGTCGCGCGCGATCCTTATATTGCAAAAACCCATGTGGCCACGGCAGGCGGCGCAATCATGGCGATCGCATTGGTTTTCCTGAATTACGGCTTCGCACTGTATGCGCGCTGGCTCGACAAGCTGACGCTGCTGGCCGCGCTCGTGATGTTGGGCGGGGTATTCTTCGTATGGCGTCGTCGTCATGGCGCACAGCCGGCGCCGACGCGCCTGTCCAAAGGCCCGTGGGATGGCCTGCCATGGTTCCTCGGCGCCTTTGCCGCAGGTCTCGTCCTTTGGATGATACTGCCGGCCGGTGCGCTGTCCGGCGCGCTCGCCGTGATCGTCGCGTTACTGATTGCCGCCGGCGCGTATGCGATGACCTTCGGCGCCGCGGCGGGCGGTCCGATGAAGCACGCGATGGCGGGTTTGCTGCATCTGGCGTTTCACCCCAGACAGGAGCGCTTTTCAAGCGGCCCCGTCGCACGGGACGCGGTGCCACCCACGGCGCTGAAGCGCGTTGCGTTGACGGCCGCGGATTACGGTGTCGCCAAACCGGTGGAATTTCGCTGGAATCAATTGCTTGGCTTCGACGCCTGCGTGCAGTGCGGCAAATGCGAAGCGGCCTGTCCTGCTTTCGCCGCGGGTCAGCCGCTCAATCCCAAAAAGTTGATTCAGGACTTCGTCAGCGGCATGGTCGGTGCGAGCGATGCAGCGTATGCCGGCAGTCCGACACCCGGCATTCCGGTGGGACAGCATCATGGCGCGCCGGACAAGCCGTTGCTGGCGTCGATGATCGAAGCCGACACGATCTGGTCGTGCACGACCTGCCGTGCCTGTGTGCAGGAATGCCCGATGCTGATCGAACACGTGGATGCCATCGTCGATATGCGCCGTAATCGCACGCTGGTTAGCGGCGATGTACCGGGCAAAGGCCCGGAGACGCTGGCCAATCTGCGCGAGACCGGCAGCGCGAACGGGCATGACATCGCGGCACGCTACGACTGGGCGGTGGATCTGCAAGTGCAGCAGATCCGAGCGGGACGCCCGGTGGACGTCCTGCTGTTGGCTGGCGAGGGCGCGTTCGACATGCGCTATCAACGCACGCTGCGTGCGCTGGTCAAGATTCTGAATCGCGCAGGCCTTTCTTTCGCGGTGCTTGGCGCGAGGGAGACGGACTGCGGCGACACCGCGCGCCGGCTCGGCGATGAAGCCACGTTCCAACAACGTGCGACGACGCTGATCGCCACCTTGTCCGAATTCGATTTCAAGCGTATCGTCACGGCCGATCCGCACGTGCTGCATAGCCTGCGGAACGAGTACCGGACGTTCGGCGCTTACTTCACGGTACAGCATCATACCGCGCTGATTCAGGAATTGACGGATGCCGGCAAGGTCGTGTCGGCGTTACCGACGGCTCTCTCGGAAAAGCGCATCACCTATCACGATCCTTGCTATCTCGGCCGCTATAACGGCGAAATCGACGCGCCACGGAACGTCTTGAAAGGGATCGGCATTCGCGTTGTCGAAATGGAACGTCACGGCCTGCGTGGACGATGCTGTGGCGGTGGCGGCGGGGCGCCGTTGACCGATATTCCGGGTACGCAGCGTATCCCGAATATCCGGATGGCGGATGCAGGCGCCGTTGGCGCCGACATCGTCGCCGTGGCGTGCCCGAATTGCACGGCGATGCTGGAAGGCGTCCAAGGGGCAAGGCCTGACGTGCAGGATATCGCGGAGCTGTTCGCCGCGGGCTTGGAGTGA
- a CDS encoding NADH:flavin oxidoreductase yields the protein MRYPHLFKPLTLNRLTLRNRIVSTAHAEVYAEPGGLPGDRYIRYYEEKAKGGVGLAICGGSSPVSIDSPQGWWKSVNLSTDKIVDPLARLAEAMHRHGAKIMIQATHMGRRSSYYGEHWPHLMSPSGVREPVHRGNAKIIEVEEIQRIIGDFAAAAKRVKAAGMDGIEISAAHQHLIDQFWSPRTNFRTDEWGGSLANRLRFGKEVLLAVREAVGADFCVGLRMCGDEFHEDGLDHEQLKEIAHAMSETGLIDYIGVIGSGGDTHNTLANCMPPMALPPEPFVHLAAGIKSVVSVPVMHAQSIRDAAQAERLLENGMIDLVGMTRAQIADPHMVIKIRDGREDEIKQCVGANYCIDRQYLGQDVLCVQNAATSREATMPHVIAPSSGPKRKVVIVGAGPAGLEAARVARSRGHDVVLFEKNAQVGGQILLAAKAPQREQMAGIVRWFDMETKRLGVDRRLGTAADDKMIMAEKPDIVILATGGSAFTQQVPAWGVAEGLAVSAWDILSGKVAPGKRVLVYDGISTHAGAGVADFIASRGGQVEIVTPDVKVADDVGGTTFPIFYRRLYAQDVIHTPNFWLDKVYEEDGQKIAVLRNEYTEALQERAVDQVVIENGSTPNDALYWKLKPESVNRGQIDVHALFASEPQPSLSEPLGRGRFLLFRVGDCISMHNIHAAIYDALRLCKDF from the coding sequence ATGCGCTATCCCCATCTTTTCAAGCCCTTGACGCTGAACCGGCTGACATTGCGCAATCGGATCGTCAGTACCGCGCATGCGGAGGTGTATGCGGAGCCCGGCGGCTTGCCTGGGGATCGGTATATCCGCTATTACGAAGAAAAAGCCAAGGGCGGCGTGGGGCTGGCCATCTGCGGCGGATCCAGTCCCGTCTCGATCGACAGTCCGCAGGGTTGGTGGAAGTCGGTCAATCTGTCGACCGACAAGATCGTCGATCCGTTGGCGCGTCTCGCCGAAGCGATGCACCGGCACGGCGCGAAGATCATGATTCAGGCAACGCATATGGGGCGGCGCTCATCTTATTATGGCGAGCACTGGCCGCATCTGATGTCGCCCTCCGGCGTACGCGAGCCGGTGCATCGCGGCAATGCGAAAATCATCGAGGTCGAGGAAATCCAGCGCATCATCGGCGACTTCGCGGCGGCGGCAAAGCGTGTCAAAGCGGCCGGCATGGACGGTATCGAGATCTCGGCGGCGCACCAGCATCTGATCGATCAATTCTGGAGTCCGCGTACCAATTTCCGGACCGACGAATGGGGCGGCTCGCTTGCAAACCGGCTGCGATTCGGCAAGGAAGTGTTGCTGGCCGTGCGCGAAGCGGTGGGCGCCGACTTCTGCGTGGGTCTGCGCATGTGCGGTGACGAGTTTCACGAAGACGGACTCGACCATGAGCAGTTGAAAGAGATCGCGCACGCGATGTCCGAGACGGGATTGATCGATTACATTGGCGTTATCGGCTCCGGTGGGGATACGCATAATACGCTCGCGAATTGCATGCCGCCGATGGCGCTGCCGCCGGAGCCGTTCGTGCATCTGGCGGCCGGAATCAAATCCGTGGTGTCCGTGCCGGTCATGCATGCCCAAAGTATTCGAGACGCCGCGCAGGCCGAGCGTTTGCTTGAAAACGGCATGATCGATCTGGTCGGCATGACGCGGGCGCAGATCGCCGACCCGCATATGGTGATCAAGATTCGCGATGGTCGCGAAGACGAAATCAAGCAATGCGTCGGCGCCAATTATTGTATCGATCGACAATACCTCGGTCAGGACGTGCTCTGCGTGCAAAACGCGGCAACGTCACGCGAAGCGACGATGCCTCATGTCATCGCACCGTCGTCCGGCCCGAAGCGCAAGGTCGTGATCGTGGGTGCGGGTCCCGCGGGGCTGGAAGCCGCGCGGGTGGCCAGATCACGCGGCCATGACGTGGTGCTTTTCGAGAAAAACGCGCAAGTAGGCGGCCAGATTTTGCTGGCGGCGAAAGCGCCGCAGCGCGAGCAGATGGCCGGTATCGTCCGCTGGTTCGATATGGAGACGAAGCGGCTGGGCGTGGATCGGCGCCTCGGGACGGCGGCCGACGACAAGATGATCATGGCGGAGAAGCCCGATATCGTCATCCTCGCCACCGGTGGCAGCGCTTTCACGCAGCAGGTGCCGGCCTGGGGCGTGGCGGAGGGGCTCGCGGTCAGTGCCTGGGATATCCTCTCCGGCAAGGTCGCGCCGGGAAAGCGCGTGCTCGTTTATGACGGCATCAGCACGCATGCCGGTGCCGGTGTAGCGGATTTCATCGCGAGCCGAGGCGGTCAGGTCGAGATCGTCACGCCGGATGTCAAGGTCGCGGATGACGTGGGCGGCACCACATTCCCGATTTTCTATCGTCGCCTCTATGCGCAGGACGTGATTCATACGCCCAATTTTTGGCTCGACAAGGTGTACGAGGAAGACGGCCAGAAGATCGCGGTGCTGCGTAACGAATATACCGAAGCGCTGCAGGAGCGCGCCGTCGATCAGGTGGTCATCGAGAACGGCAGCACGCCCAACGACGCCTTGTACTGGAAGTTGAAGCCCGAGTCCGTCAATCGCGGGCAGATCGACGTGCATGCCTTGTTCGCTTCCGAACCGCAGCCATCGTTAAGCGAGCCGCTCGGCCGGGGGCGCTTTCTGCTGTTCCGCGTGGGCGATTGCATCTCGATGCATAACATCCATGCAGCGATCTATGACGCATTGCGTCTTTGCAAGGATTTTTGA
- a CDS encoding DUF5943 domain-containing protein: protein MQPQLPIDVDPETGVWTTDALPMLYVPRHFFTNNHIAVEEALGREVYAESLYKAGYKSAYHWCDKEAAQHGISGMAVFAHYLNRLSQRGWGLFTIVESDPTRAHAVVHLHFSSFVLAQPEARGKLCYMFAGWFAGAMDWVNDTVAEGQNRGPASQSVESQCAGECHGHCVFVVSPRG from the coding sequence ATGCAACCGCAACTGCCAATCGACGTCGATCCCGAAACCGGTGTCTGGACGACGGACGCTTTGCCGATGCTGTATGTGCCCCGGCATTTTTTTACGAACAACCATATCGCGGTCGAAGAAGCGTTGGGCCGGGAAGTCTATGCCGAGAGTCTGTACAAGGCCGGATACAAATCGGCCTATCACTGGTGCGACAAGGAAGCGGCGCAGCACGGCATCAGTGGCATGGCGGTGTTCGCGCACTACTTGAACCGTTTGTCGCAACGCGGTTGGGGATTGTTCACCATCGTCGAATCCGATCCGACGCGTGCACACGCGGTGGTGCATCTACATTTCTCTTCATTCGTGTTGGCGCAACCGGAAGCACGCGGCAAGCTCTGCTATATGTTCGCGGGGTGGTTCGCGGGCGCGATGGACTGGGTCAACGACACCGTCGCGGAAGGGCAAAACAGGGGGCCCGCGTCGCAGTCGGTGGAGTCCCAATGCGCCGGCGAATGCCATGGGCATTGCGTGTTCGTCGTCTCGCCGCGCGGCTAG
- a CDS encoding dipeptidase produces the protein MSTLHDDSIIIDGLNISRFEKSVFDDMRKGGVTAVNCTVSVWESFQKTIDNIAEMKQQIRAYSDILMQVRTTADILTAKAQNKTGIIFGFQNAHAFEDNLGYIETFKELGVNVVQLCYNTQNLVGTGCYERDGGLSGFGREVIQEMNRVGIMVDLSHVGGKTSSEAIAASKKPVCYSHCCPSGLKEHPRNKSDEQLKEIADAGGFVGVTMFAPFLKRGIDASVEDYLEAIEYVIDVIGEDKVGIGTDFTQGYSTEFFDWITHDKGRYRELTKFGKVVNPEGIRTIGEFPNLTVAMQRAGWGEARIKKVMGENWMRIFGDVWAV, from the coding sequence ATGTCTACCCTGCACGACGACAGCATCATCATCGACGGTCTGAATATCTCCCGCTTTGAAAAGTCCGTGTTCGACGATATGCGAAAAGGGGGCGTGACGGCGGTGAACTGCACCGTCTCGGTATGGGAAAGCTTTCAGAAAACCATCGATAACATCGCGGAGATGAAGCAGCAGATTCGCGCCTACAGCGACATCCTGATGCAGGTCCGGACGACGGCCGACATCCTGACGGCAAAGGCGCAGAACAAGACCGGCATCATCTTTGGTTTCCAGAACGCCCACGCCTTCGAGGACAACCTCGGCTATATCGAGACATTCAAGGAGCTGGGCGTCAATGTCGTCCAGCTTTGCTACAACACGCAGAATCTGGTGGGCACCGGCTGTTATGAACGCGACGGTGGTCTGTCCGGCTTTGGTCGCGAAGTAATCCAGGAAATGAACCGGGTCGGCATCATGGTCGACCTCTCGCATGTGGGCGGCAAAACGTCGTCGGAAGCGATTGCGGCCTCGAAGAAGCCGGTTTGTTATTCGCATTGCTGCCCCTCGGGTTTGAAGGAACATCCGCGCAACAAGAGCGACGAACAATTGAAAGAGATCGCCGATGCGGGCGGCTTCGTCGGCGTGACGATGTTCGCGCCGTTCCTGAAGCGGGGCATCGATGCATCGGTCGAGGATTATCTGGAAGCGATCGAGTACGTCATCGATGTGATCGGTGAAGACAAGGTGGGCATCGGCACGGACTTCACGCAAGGCTATTCGACCGAGTTCTTCGATTGGATCACGCACGACAAGGGTCGGTATCGCGAGCTGACCAAATTCGGCAAGGTGGTCAATCCGGAAGGGATCCGCACGATCGGCGAGTTTCCGAATCTGACGGTGGCGATGCAGCGCGCCGGCTGGGGCGAGGCGCGTATCAAAAAAGTCATGGGCGAAAACTGGATGCGGATCTTCGGCGACGTCTGGGCCGTCTGA
- a CDS encoding GlxA family transcriptional regulator, which produces MSPERIASLTHFALMPLPNFTMIAFVNAIEVLRMANYLMGRNIYRWTVITPEGGPVSASNGLAVDSMAADACGTPDMVFVIGGIDAQRETRPEHLSTLRRFSRQGSALGGLCTGTYALARAGLLEGYACAIHWENLSALKEEFTQTRFLKELFVIDRDRVTCTGGVAPLDMMLHLIAPRVGTAIITQIAEQFIIEHVRDTSAQQKMPLVARLGSANKSLFEAIALMESNIEEPLSRNALASLAGMSQRQLQRLFREHLGVTPTHYYLTLRLRRARELLMQTDMSIMTITVACGFQSACHFSKSYREAFGTAPTTDRRRQLPSLGTLVGGVRAAA; this is translated from the coding sequence ATGTCACCAGAACGCATCGCATCGCTGACGCATTTTGCGCTGATGCCACTGCCCAATTTCACGATGATTGCGTTCGTCAACGCGATAGAAGTGCTGCGGATGGCCAACTATCTTATGGGCCGAAATATCTACCGTTGGACCGTGATCACGCCCGAGGGCGGCCCGGTCAGTGCCAGCAACGGATTGGCCGTCGACAGCATGGCGGCCGACGCGTGCGGCACGCCCGATATGGTCTTCGTCATCGGCGGGATCGACGCGCAACGCGAGACGCGGCCGGAGCATCTCTCCACACTGCGACGCTTCTCACGGCAGGGCAGCGCGCTAGGCGGCCTCTGCACCGGCACCTATGCTTTGGCCCGCGCCGGTCTGTTAGAGGGATATGCGTGCGCCATCCATTGGGAAAATCTGTCGGCGCTGAAAGAAGAGTTCACGCAAACCCGCTTCCTCAAGGAATTATTCGTCATCGATCGCGACCGGGTGACCTGCACCGGTGGCGTGGCGCCGCTCGATATGATGTTGCATCTGATCGCGCCGCGGGTGGGCACCGCCATCATCACGCAGATCGCGGAACAATTCATTATCGAGCACGTGCGCGATACGTCGGCCCAGCAGAAAATGCCATTGGTCGCGCGCCTGGGTTCAGCGAATAAATCGCTATTCGAAGCAATCGCCTTGATGGAAAGCAATATCGAGGAGCCGCTTTCACGCAATGCGCTGGCGAGCCTGGCCGGCATGTCGCAGCGACAACTGCAACGGCTGTTCCGGGAGCACCTTGGTGTGACGCCCACGCACTATTATCTGACGCTGCGTTTGCGTCGGGCGCGCGAGCTGCTGATGCAAACCGATATGTCGATCATGACGATCACCGTCGCCTGCGGCTTTCAATCGGCTTGCCATTTCAGCAAGTCGTATCGCGAAGCGTTCGGCACCGCCCCCACCACGGACCGACGCCGTCAGTTGCCGAGCCTCGGCACCCTCGTCGGGGGCGTTCGCGCCGCGGCTTAG
- a CDS encoding sarcosine oxidase subunit gamma has translation MLNESNVTADVLDRALAAGVWQESPLVGLDALLGADQARDKTVFRLRERPFLELVNIRGDARDPVFVEASESILGCRPPTQPNTVARGTHHDVLWLGPDEWLARSTLPHDAASAAPLEQALRTRFGTTFASATDVGSGYTVLHISGSQVRDVLSRGCPLDLHPRVFTIGQCAQSLYFKASLTLMQTAEDTFELIIRRSFADYFVRIMLDAAAPLRT, from the coding sequence ATGTTGAATGAGTCGAACGTCACGGCCGATGTGCTCGACCGCGCGCTGGCCGCCGGGGTGTGGCAGGAGTCGCCGTTGGTTGGGCTGGATGCATTGCTGGGCGCGGATCAGGCGCGCGACAAGACGGTCTTCCGTCTGCGCGAACGGCCGTTTCTCGAATTGGTGAATATTCGTGGCGATGCGCGCGATCCGGTGTTCGTCGAGGCGAGCGAATCGATCCTCGGCTGTCGTCCGCCGACGCAACCGAATACCGTCGCGCGGGGCACGCATCACGATGTGCTTTGGCTCGGGCCGGATGAATGGCTTGCGCGCTCGACGCTGCCGCACGACGCCGCATCCGCCGCGCCGCTCGAGCAAGCGCTGCGGACGCGATTCGGCACGACCTTCGCGTCTGCCACCGATGTCGGCAGTGGGTATACCGTGCTGCATATCAGCGGCAGCCAGGTGCGCGACGTGTTGTCCCGCGGTTGCCCGCTCGATCTGCACCCGCGCGTTTTCACGATCGGCCAGTGCGCGCAAAGCCTTTACTTCAAAGCATCGCTTACGTTGATGCAGACTGCCGAAGACACGTTCGAATTGATCATTCGCCGCAGTTTCGCCGATTACTTCGTGCGCATCATGCTCGATGCGGCGGCGCCTTTGCGCACGTAA